The Helianthus annuus cultivar XRQ/B chromosome 16, HanXRQr2.0-SUNRISE, whole genome shotgun sequence genome includes a window with the following:
- the LOC110915616 gene encoding butyrate--CoA ligase AAE11, peroxisomal — protein sequence MDRLAKCPANYVPLTPLTFIKRASMVYANRTSVIYAGVRFTWRQTYERCCRLAYSLRSLNVVKNDVVSVLAPNVPALYEMHFAVPMAGAVLNAINTRLDAKNIATILLHSEAKVFFIDYQYVPLASEALRMLVAGSKDGSAQNAMPLVIVIDDIDKPTGVRLGNLEYEQLIHHGNPGYPGEDLEEEWDAIALNYTSGTTSAPKGVVYSHRGAFLSTMSLIQGWEMGTESVYLWSLPMFHCNGWTFTWGVAARGGTNVCIRNTTAEEMYKSISKHKVTHMCCAPIVFNILLEAKPHERYEIKSKVNILTGGAPPPAPLLEKMENLGFHIMHAYGLTEATGPALVCEWQTKWNQLPQEQRARLKARQGVGILTLADVDVKNKDTMDSVPHDGMTMGEIVLRGSSIMKGYLKDEKATAKAFKNGWFLTGDVGVIHPDGYLEIKDRSKDVIISGGENISSVELESILFKHPAILEAAVVAMPHPRWGESPCAFVVLKKAGTAESEILAYCRKKMSKFMVPKKVEFVKELPKTGTGKVQKVELRKIAQTLQISENTSTSNSRYELHDQDKLLAISRL from the exons ATGGATAGACTTGCAAAGTGTCCAGCAAACTATGTCCCTCTAACTCCTCTCACTTTCATCAAGAGAGCATCCATGGTGTATGCCAATCGGACTTCGGTCATATACGCCGGAGTTCGCTTCACTTGGCGCCAAACGTATGAGCGTTGCTGTCGCCTCGCTTACTCTCTTCGATCACTTAATGTTGTCAAGAATGATGTT GTATCTGTGTTGGCGCCAAATGTACCTGCTTTGTATGAGATGCATTTTGCAGTGCCAATGGCTGGGGCTGTGCTCAATGCAATTAACACAAGGCTAGATGCTAAGAACATAGCCACAATTCTCCTCCATTCAGAAGCCAAGGTGTTTTTTATTGATTACCAGTATGTTCCGTTAGCATCCGAGGCGCTGCGGATGCTGGTGGCGGGTTCTAAAGACGGTTCAGCGCAAAATGCGATGCCTTTGGTCATTGTGATAGATGACATCGATAAGCCCACTGGGGTGCGCCTTGGAAACTTGGAGTATGAACAACTCATACACCATGGTAACCCCGGGTACCCTGGTGAAGATCTTGAAGAAGAGTGGGATGCGATCGCGTTGAATTACACTTCTGGGACGACCTCTGCGCCGAAGGGGGTTGTGTATAGCCACCGCGGTGCTTTTCTGAGCACAATGAGCTTGATACAAGGTTGGGAAATGGGGACCGAGTCGGTGTACCTGTGGTCACTGCCAATGTTCCACTGCAATGGGTGGACATTCACCTGGGGTGTGGCGGCAAGAGGCGGGACAAACGTGTGCATACGCAACACAACCGCTGAAGAAATGTATAAGAGTATCTCGAAGCACAAGGTGACTCACATGTGTTGTGCACCTATTGTGTTTAACATACTCTTAGAGGCAAAGCCGCATGAGCGCTATGAAATAAAATCCAAGGTCAACATCCTCACAGGAGGGGCGCCTCCACCTGCACCCCTCCTGGAAAAGATGGAGAACCTTGGGTTTCACATAATGCATGCCTATGGCCTCACTGAGGCCACGGGACCCGCCCTTGTTTGTGAGTGGCAAACCAAATGGAATCAATTGCCACAAGAACAACGGGCGAGACTGAAGGCGCGCCAAGGTGTTGGGATACTCACTCTCGCAGACGTAGATGTGAAGAACAAGGACACGATGGATAGTGTCCCACATGATGGGATGACCATGGGAGAGATCGTACTCCGAGGAAGTAGCATCATGAAAGGGTACTTAAAAGATGAGAAGGCAACCGCAAAGGCCTTCAAGAATGGATGGTTTTTAACAGGCGACGTTGGCGTTATCCATCCCGATGGTTACCTTGAGATCAAAGACCGATCAAAGGACGTAATCATCTCTGGTGGAGAAAACATAAGTAGCGTGGAACTAGAGTCCATTTTGTTCAAACATCCGGCCATACTCGAGGCAGCCGTGGTGGCAATGCCTCACCCAAGATGGGGAGAGAGTCCTTGTGCCTTTGTCGTCTTGAAAAAGGCTGGCACGGCCGAATCGGAGATCTTGGCGTATTGCCGGAAgaagatgtcaaaatttatggtACCAAAGAAGGTTGAATTTGTGAAAGAGCTACCCAAAACAGGAACCGGTAAAGTTCAAAAAGTAGAGCTCAGGAAAATAGCACAAACTCTACAAATCTCTGAAAACACATCTACAAGCAACAGCAGATATGAACTGCATGATCAAGACAAACTCCTTGCAATTTCCCgactataa